The Sulfolobus islandicus Y.N.15.51 sequence ACGATGTGGGAAAAGTTGTAAATCCATTACTTGCGGAAGGTCAGATAGTTGGCGGAGCGGTGCAAGGGATAGGGCAAGCGATATATGAAGGAGCAATATACGGCAAGGAGGGATACTTACTAAATTCAAACCTAACCGACTATGGGTTCCCGACTGCAGTAGAAGTCCCAAGGATTGAATGGCATTACATAGAAAAGGGGTTCTCAAGTCACCCTACTAATTCTAAAGGAATAGGCGAGGCTGGAGCTATTGCATCAACTCCTGCAGTAATAAATGCGATAGAAAAGTGTACCGGAAAAAGAATAGTCAACATTCCTCCAAAACCAGAAGAGGTTATTTAATTCATGCAAAGGCATATTATGTCATCTAAGGATGCTAAGATCTTCATTAACAAGATAAAAGAGAAATATAATATTGACATTTCAAATGCAAAATTAGAGGTAGGCAAGGAGAAAAAGGAAACGTGGTACTATGTAAACGATATTTTAGCTTTCTTTGACGACTTGATTCCCACACTTTGTGCAATAATGAAACTAAAGATCAGTCTCCCTTACGTAATTATAGATGAGGGAGCTGTAAGAGCGGTCAGTAAAGGAGCTGATCTTTTCGCCCCTGGTATAGTAGAATATGGTTGCGAATGCAAAGAGAATGATATTATTTTGGCTAAAACCAAGACAAATCAACCTGTTGCCGTACTAAGAGTTTTAATGTCAAAGGATAAGGCTCTGGTTGAAAAGAGGGGAAAATTCGCTATTAATCTCCACCATGTAGGAGATACGATATGGGAGATGTGTAATGGCTAACTTTTCTATCGTTATACCCACTTATAATGAAAGGGACAATATCGTAAAATTAGTTGAGGAGATAAAAAAGATAGTACCGTATACCTCGAGGATCCTCATTGTAGACGATAATAGTCCAGATGGAACTGCATTAATATTGCAAGACTTAAACATCCATAATCTAACTGTGTTAGTAAGATATGATGAAAGGGGTCTGGGATCAGCAATAAGATATGGAATTAAAAAGGCAATAGAACTGAAATCAGACTTCATAGTTACAATGGATGCGGACTTTAGTCATGACCCAAAATATTTACCAGAAATGATGAAAATTGCCTTAAATGAAAATTACGATCTAGTCATAGGTTCTAGATATGTAAAGGGGGGTGGGATAGAAAATTGGCCCTTTAGTAGGAGAATTATAAGTAGGGGAGCCAATTATCTATTTAAGTTGGTATCACATTCGCCTATTAACGATAATACCTCAAATTATAGAATATATTCACGTAAAGCAGCGTTATTGGCGTTAGAATGTGATACCACAAACGGCTATGAATTTCAAATATGCTCCATATTCAAGATTATAAGAAATAATCTCACGTTTAAGGAGTATCCCATTATTTTCGTAGATAGGAAAACTGGAAAAAGCAAACTAGATTTTAGAGAAATTTTAAATTGGTTCCTTTATATAGTTAAGCTTTCCCTTTCTTCTTGAGTTTTTCTAACTCTCCTTTAATCGCTTCTATCTCCTTCTTAAGTAATGTTATCTCGTTCTCATGATTCTCCAAGGTTTTTAACAATTTCTCGCTGTCTGGATGTTCTACCTTATGTTCCTTAAGTCTTATATTACCATCTTGATCCATATCAACTAGTCCTAGTCTTTGTAGTTCTCTAGCGTAACCCTTGGCAGTCTTTGGAGATACTTTTATTTCTAGAGCGAGATCCTTTACATTTATACTACCCTTGTTTTTTAGAATATTTACTATATCTTGAAGCCTAGGAGTAAGTTCCATATATAATAGCTAATCATAGAATCTCTTTTAAATATAAAGTCATATCAAATTAAGAGAGAATTGACACTACTACTAAAAGAGAATGATGTAATAAATTTACTGGATTACAAACAAATTTATGAGTCATTATTAAACGCATTTTTACTTTTTGATAATAAACTAGCAATAAATTTAGAAAGAAGTAGAATATCATTTCACGGAACTACTCTTACGTTTCAAGCTGCAGCTATGGAAAACTATATGGGATACAAAACTTTCATTTCAAGTAGCCATTTAACGTTCTTATATGATACCGCCGGTAATTTCCTAAGCATAATAGAGTCCGATAGGCTCTCACAAGTTAGAACTGCTGTATTGTCAATACTTGCAACAGACTATATATATGGAGACTTCTCCTCACTAGGAGTAATTGGTTTGGGAAAGTATGGTCTAGCAATTGTAGAGATTGTAAGTCAACTAAGGAAAGGAATTAAAATTAATATCTTTACCCCCTCCCAACAAAGAATGGAAAAAGCTTTAGCCATATTTAGGAGTGAAGGTATAGATGTTTCGCCTAAAGATTCTATTAAAAAGATTTGTGAAGAAAGTGAAGTTATAACAACAATAACTAAGGCTAAGGATCCATTTTTGAAATTAGAATACGTAAATCATAAAAGAATACACATTAATGCAATGGGTTCTAATATACCAGAAAAGATTGAGATTTTCCCAGAGGTAATAAAAGCGTCAAATTTGATTGTAGTTGAAGAATTAGAGCAGAGTTTAAAAGAATCTGGAGAGTTGGTCATTGCAAAGAAAATGGGAATGCTAGATATGAGTAAGATAACTCTCTTGTCGTCAATACTATCTAGAAGGATTAATGTAGCCAGAGAGGGAATAACAATCTTCAAATCTGTAGGTATAGGTCTTGAAGATTTAGCAGTAAGTAGACTTATCTATGAAAAAGCTTTAAGCAAGGGTTTAGGTACTGAAATAGAGGTAAAAGGAGTTTGGTATCGAGAATCGGAAAAGAAATAGAGATTTCACCAGTTGAATTAGGATCGCAAATAGCCAAAAGAGTTAAAATTAACATGGCCAGCGGGACGCCAGATCCTAGTAAAATGCCCTTAAAGGAAATAGAAGAAGCGTATAACGAAGTTCTGAACGAACTAGGTTCGAAGGTATTATTTTACCCTGGAGCTGGAGGACAAGACGAACTTATAAGAGAAATAAAAGACAAATTCCTACCTCTTTTAAACTTGAACAAGAGAAAAGGTGAAAGAATAGTTGTTACAAGCGGAGCACAACATGCAATGGAATTATTAGGCAAATACTTCCTAGAGAACGATGTTATAGCTGTTGAGAATCCAACCTTCATAGAAACTTTTAACGCGCTAAAATTCAGAAGTTCATCTGTAATTCCAATATCGTTAGATTCGTCCGGAATTAACGTTAATGAACTCGAAACCCTACTGAAAATTGTTAAAATTAAATTGTTATATGTTATTCCAAATTGTCACAATCCAGCTGGAGTTAACATGTCCGAATGTAAAAGAAAGACATTAGTAGAACTGGCCGAAAAATACGATTTCTACATTATAGAAGATGATCCATATAGGCCAATAGCTGGAGAAATTCCAAATCCAATAAAGAACTACGACAATACCGGTAGAGTAATATACGTAAGTAGTTTCAGTAAAATAATAGCACCGGGGTTAAGAGTAGGATTTCTCGTAGCAAAGGAAGATATAGCTGAAAAAATTAGCTTAATGGAACAATTGGACTTCTCTACATCAACCATAAACCAATATGTAGTAGCCAGATTGCTAAGAAAAGGGATTATAACTGAGAGATCAAAGGAGCTTTATGAACATTATAAGATTAAAATGAGAGCATTAATAGACTCCCTTAAAGATAAAGGATTAGACAAGTTTAACGAGCCTAAGTGTGGTTTCTTTCTTCTCCTGGATGTAGGTAGAGATAGTTGGAACGTTTTCCATAAGGCCGTGGAGAAAGGTCTAAGTTTTGTTCCAGCAAAGCCTTTCTTTTTAAGGGGAGGAGATACAATGGTTAGACTAAGTGTTTCAGTGGCAACTAAGGAAGAAATAATTGAGGGAGTCAGAATCCTTAATGAAGTCATAAGAAACAGTTAGCCAAAGACCACTTCTTCTACCTTAGAAATGAAATCCTTTACTTGATTCTCATAAAACGGAATGTCGTCTTGATCCACATTCCCACTTAAATAGCAATCATAATGTAATGTTAACCCTAAGCTCCAATAATATTCTACCCAATCTCCTAATATGTTAGATAATTCCTTTACAACCTCGTTTCTTGGTTTATATTGTAAAGAGAAGTAATAAGTGAGGAGTTTTATTCCAGCATTTATTGCCTCATACAACATTTCGCATACTACTATTGGAGAATTAACTGTACTACTGAGATCATAATAGAATTTTGATGTTGAAATGAAATATGTGTAGAACTCCTTTTTAGGCTCATTTACTGTTTCCACGATATTATACTTGTACTGTATTATTTTAAAAAGTAAGCGTCGCGCTACTACACTTTAATAACAGAGAATAAGGAAAAAATATATGAAATAGAATGAAGTTAATTTACTTTTCACTTATCTTGACTGCAGTATCTCTATTGGTAGGAAGTATAATGCTATTGAATTTTGTACCGCGAATTTTCACAGTTGGTACATTAGTTATTGTGGTATTTCTAATTATATCTTTATTTTTGATTAATAAATATAATTTTTTAAAATATATATTATTCATTTTAGCAATATTAGCTATTATTATCTCATCTTCTTCCGGAGCACATATACAAGCTTTTAGAGAGTTTGGCCAATCGTTATATATCACAGCACTGGATATTTTAATGATCTTGGGTTTCTATGTAGGGCCCATCTTATATATAATAGCACTCCTTAGAGATAATTTAAAAAGGTAAGATTACTATAATTTTACTCTGTGGAAATTATAGATCCGCATGCGAGAGTAGCAGATTTGGTAGGACTCTTGTACTCTTTGGAAAACACGTTTAATGGAAAGACGGACCTATATATGTTAGAAAAGGAGATGGAAGTAGATTTGGACGATCTAATGCCAATAGTATATACAGCAAATTCCTTAGGTTTCATAACAGTAGGTGAGGGAGACATAATAATAACTGACAAAGGTATGGAATTCCTTAAGTCAAATCTCAAAAGAAGGAAGGAAATCATCAGAGATTCCATAAAGAAAATTGAACCGTTTAAAACTACTCTAGAATTGAAGTATTTTACAATAGAAGAATTGAAATATATTCTTGAAAAGAAAGGAATCCAAGTTTATAATAGCCCAGAGGGTCTTTACGATTTACAAATAACTTTAGTGGAATGGGGGGTCTATTCAGGATTACTGAAAAAGGAAGGAGACAAGTTTATTGTAGTTACGACTTAGCGTAATGCTAGAGAAGTATATAAATATATTAAACAAGAAGAGTCTTATGAAACAAGAAAAGGGAGAGGAACTCGTTCATTATATTCATGAAGCTGACACTTTTAGGACTAAAGTCTTTGGTATACAAGATGGTCTAATAGGAGTAGGTGCAATAGTGTTAGGAGCTGCCGGATTTTCACACGACGCAATTGCAGTATTGGTAGCTGGTTTAATTGCAACGATTGGCCAAGCGTTTTCAATGGGTATTGGAGAGTATATAAGCACAAGAGTTAGAATGCAAGTAATTCAGAACGAGATAAGAAAGGAAAAATACCAGTTGAGAAATTTCCCAGATATGGAAAAACAAGAGTTGGTTGAATTTTATATTAAGAAGGGCTTCAATAAGGAGGTTTCAGAAAAAATAGCAGATTACTTACTAAAAAATGAGGATGTAGCCTTAGAAGAGATGCTAATGCATGAACTTAAAGTATTTCCAGAAGAATTCGATAGCCCAATTAGGCTTGGCTTCCTCATGTCCTTTTATTTGATAATAGGAGGCCTCATACCAATATTACCATTTGCAATAGGCGCCTACTTTAGGCAATCCGAGTTCAACTTTGCGTTAATCACATCAATATTACTAGTGATTATAACTCTTGGAATATTTGGCGTATTAGGCACTAAGTACACTGGATTAAGCAAACATAGAGGAGCCCTAGAGCAAATAGGTACTGGACTAATCGCACTTATGGGAAGCTATGTAGCTGGAATGGTATTAGCACACTTTATACCTGTTTCATATTTACCTTAACCTTCTCCT is a genomic window containing:
- a CDS encoding aminotransferase-like domain-containing protein, coding for MVSRIGKEIEISPVELGSQIAKRVKINMASGTPDPSKMPLKEIEEAYNEVLNELGSKVLFYPGAGGQDELIREIKDKFLPLLNLNKRKGERIVVTSGAQHAMELLGKYFLENDVIAVENPTFIETFNALKFRSSSVIPISLDSSGINVNELETLLKIVKIKLLYVIPNCHNPAGVNMSECKRKTLVELAEKYDFYIIEDDPYRPIAGEIPNPIKNYDNTGRVIYVSSFSKIIAPGLRVGFLVAKEDIAEKISLMEQLDFSTSTINQYVVARLLRKGIITERSKELYEHYKIKMRALIDSLKDKGLDKFNEPKCGFFLLLDVGRDSWNVFHKAVEKGLSFVPAKPFFLRGGDTMVRLSVSVATKEEIIEGVRILNEVIRNS
- a CDS encoding ornithine cyclodeaminase family protein, translating into MTLLLKENDVINLLDYKQIYESLLNAFLLFDNKLAINLERSRISFHGTTLTFQAAAMENYMGYKTFISSSHLTFLYDTAGNFLSIIESDRLSQVRTAVLSILATDYIYGDFSSLGVIGLGKYGLAIVEIVSQLRKGIKINIFTPSQQRMEKALAIFRSEGIDVSPKDSIKKICEESEVITTITKAKDPFLKLEYVNHKRIHINAMGSNIPEKIEIFPEVIKASNLIVVEELEQSLKESGELVIAKKMGMLDMSKITLLSSILSRRINVAREGITIFKSVGIGLEDLAVSRLIYEKALSKGLGTEIEVKGVWYRESEKK
- a CDS encoding RNA-binding protein gives rise to the protein MQRHIMSSKDAKIFINKIKEKYNIDISNAKLEVGKEKKETWYYVNDILAFFDDLIPTLCAIMKLKISLPYVIIDEGAVRAVSKGADLFAPGIVEYGCECKENDIILAKTKTNQPVAVLRVLMSKDKALVEKRGKFAINLHHVGDTIWEMCNG
- a CDS encoding winged helix-turn-helix transcriptional regulator, with translation MELTPRLQDIVNILKNKGSINVKDLALEIKVSPKTAKGYARELQRLGLVDMDQDGNIRLKEHKVEHPDSEKLLKTLENHENEITLLKKEIEAIKGELEKLKKKGKA
- a CDS encoding VIT1/CCC1 transporter family protein, which encodes MLEKYINILNKKSLMKQEKGEELVHYIHEADTFRTKVFGIQDGLIGVGAIVLGAAGFSHDAIAVLVAGLIATIGQAFSMGIGEYISTRVRMQVIQNEIRKEKYQLRNFPDMEKQELVEFYIKKGFNKEVSEKIADYLLKNEDVALEEMLMHELKVFPEEFDSPIRLGFLMSFYLIIGGLIPILPFAIGAYFRQSEFNFALITSILLVIITLGIFGVLGTKYTGLSKHRGALEQIGTGLIALMGSYVAGMVLAHFIPVSYLP
- a CDS encoding AAA-associated domain-containing protein, which codes for MEIIDPHARVADLVGLLYSLENTFNGKTDLYMLEKEMEVDLDDLMPIVYTANSLGFITVGEGDIIITDKGMEFLKSNLKRRKEIIRDSIKKIEPFKTTLELKYFTIEELKYILEKKGIQVYNSPEGLYDLQITLVEWGVYSGLLKKEGDKFIVVTT
- a CDS encoding polyprenol monophosphomannose synthase — protein: MANFSIVIPTYNERDNIVKLVEEIKKIVPYTSRILIVDDNSPDGTALILQDLNIHNLTVLVRYDERGLGSAIRYGIKKAIELKSDFIVTMDADFSHDPKYLPEMMKIALNENYDLVIGSRYVKGGGIENWPFSRRIISRGANYLFKLVSHSPINDNTSNYRIYSRKAALLALECDTTNGYEFQICSIFKIIRNNLTFKEYPIIFVDRKTGKSKLDFREILNWFLYIVKLSLSS